In Rhizobium sp. ZPR4, a genomic segment contains:
- the rnpA gene encoding ribonuclease P protein component, whose amino-acid sequence MAGKLTNERPKKTVGRLKSRPQFLAVREGEKRRGGFFLIEVLDRKTADADPRVGFTVTKKHGNAVERNRMRRRLKEAVRLHAGFAMQPGHDYVVVARRDVLTAPFEKLASELVSRVENRPKHRRSETDRSRKV is encoded by the coding sequence ATGGCGGGCAAATTGACGAATGAACGACCAAAAAAGACTGTCGGGCGGCTGAAAAGCCGGCCGCAGTTTCTTGCAGTCCGCGAAGGCGAGAAGCGCAGAGGCGGCTTCTTCCTGATTGAGGTGCTGGACCGCAAGACCGCCGACGCCGATCCCCGCGTTGGATTTACCGTCACCAAAAAACATGGCAACGCGGTGGAGCGCAACCGCATGCGGCGCAGGCTGAAAGAAGCCGTGCGGCTTCATGCAGGGTTTGCAATGCAGCCCGGACACGACTATGTGGTTGTCGCGCGGCGCGATGTGCTGACCGCGCCTTTCGAAAAACTGGCAAGCGAACTCGTAAGCCGCGTCGAAAACAGGCCGAAACATCGGCGGTCCGAAACGGATCGCTCCAGGAAAGTATGA
- the yidC gene encoding membrane protein insertase YidC, with protein sequence MENNRNYFIAIALSVLIVLGWQFFYMNPRLEAQRQAEQAAKAHQQAQQAQTTQSPAAGAAVNGSLPAGGQTAPAVLTLEQSVAKTASSRVIIDTPALAGSINLEGARFDDLQLKAYHETVDKSSPIITLFSPADTKNGYFTELGYVGSDATGAVPGPSTIWTLASGDKLTDKTPVTLSYTNDKGITFSRTISVDDRYMFTITDKIANASQAPVSLSSYGRVTRYNKPETPSAYVLHEGFIGVIGDDGLIETKYASTEKEATTPAKATGGWLGMTDKYWAATIVPPQSTAYDARFSHFADGTPRYQADYKQDAITVAPSQSIELKNLVFAGAKEVPVIDRYETSYSIPRFDRLIDWGWFYFITKPMFKLMDFFFRYFGNFGVAILCTTIVVKALFFPLASRQYASMANMKRVQPKMEELKAKFGDDRMALQQATMQLYKEEKINPIAGCWPVLLQIPIFFSLYKVIYITIEMRHAPFFGWIQDLSAPDPTSIVNLFGLLPFAAPTFLHLGVWPLIMGVTMFFQMRMNPTPPDPTQAMIFNWMPLVFMFMLASFPAGLVIYWAWNNTLSVIQQSIIMKRHGVKVELFDNLKGLFKRKPAPSK encoded by the coding sequence ATGGAAAACAACCGCAATTACTTCATAGCAATTGCACTGTCCGTGCTGATTGTTCTCGGCTGGCAGTTTTTCTACATGAACCCGCGCCTCGAAGCGCAGCGCCAGGCTGAACAGGCCGCCAAGGCTCATCAGCAGGCGCAGCAGGCCCAGACGACGCAGTCGCCCGCAGCGGGTGCTGCCGTGAACGGTTCGTTGCCGGCAGGCGGTCAGACGGCGCCGGCGGTCCTCACCCTCGAGCAGTCGGTCGCCAAGACCGCTTCGTCGCGCGTCATCATCGACACGCCGGCCCTTGCCGGCTCCATCAACCTGGAAGGCGCGCGTTTCGACGACCTCCAGCTCAAGGCCTACCACGAGACCGTCGACAAGAGCAGCCCGATCATCACGCTGTTCAGCCCGGCCGACACCAAGAACGGCTACTTTACGGAACTCGGCTATGTCGGCAGCGATGCCACGGGCGCCGTTCCAGGCCCTTCAACGATTTGGACGCTCGCAAGCGGCGACAAGCTGACCGACAAGACGCCGGTGACGCTGTCCTACACCAACGACAAGGGCATTACCTTCAGCCGCACGATCTCCGTCGACGATCGCTACATGTTCACGATCACCGACAAGATCGCCAATGCCAGCCAGGCTCCAGTTTCTCTGTCGAGCTATGGCCGCGTCACTCGCTACAACAAGCCTGAAACGCCGTCGGCCTACGTCCTGCACGAAGGCTTCATCGGCGTCATTGGCGATGACGGCCTGATCGAGACGAAATATGCGTCGACCGAAAAGGAAGCCACGACGCCTGCCAAGGCGACCGGCGGCTGGCTCGGCATGACGGACAAGTATTGGGCTGCAACCATCGTGCCGCCACAGTCGACCGCTTATGACGCCCGCTTCTCGCACTTCGCGGATGGCACGCCGCGTTACCAGGCAGACTACAAGCAGGATGCGATCACGGTCGCTCCCAGCCAGTCGATCGAGCTGAAGAACCTCGTCTTCGCCGGCGCCAAGGAAGTTCCGGTCATCGACCGCTACGAGACCAGCTATTCGATCCCGCGTTTCGACCGCCTGATCGATTGGGGCTGGTTCTATTTCATCACCAAGCCGATGTTCAAGCTGATGGATTTCTTCTTCCGCTACTTCGGCAATTTCGGCGTCGCGATCCTCTGCACCACCATCGTGGTCAAGGCGCTGTTCTTCCCGCTCGCCAGCCGGCAATACGCTTCGATGGCGAACATGAAGCGCGTGCAGCCGAAGATGGAAGAGCTGAAGGCCAAGTTCGGCGACGACCGCATGGCCCTGCAGCAGGCGACCATGCAGCTCTACAAGGAAGAGAAGATCAACCCGATCGCCGGCTGCTGGCCAGTGCTTTTGCAGATCCCGATCTTCTTCTCGCTCTACAAGGTGATCTACATCACCATCGAGATGCGCCATGCGCCGTTCTTCGGCTGGATTCAGGACCTTTCCGCTCCCGATCCGACCTCGATCGTCAACCTCTTCGGCCTGCTGCCGTTTGCGGCTCCGACCTTCCTGCATCTCGGCGTCTGGCCGCTGATCATGGGCGTCACCATGTTCTTCCAGATGCGCATGAACCCGACGCCGCCGGACCCGACCCAGGCGATGATCTTCAACTGGATGCCGCTGGTGTTCATGTTCATGCTGGCAAGCTTCCCGGCCGGCCTCGTGATCTACTGGGCCTGGAACAACACGCTCTCGGTCATCCAGCAGTCGATCATCATGAAGCGCCACGGCGTGAAGGTGGAACTCTTCGACAATCTGAAGGGCCTCTTCAAACGAAAACCGGCACCATCGAAATGA
- a CDS encoding BA14K family protein, producing MKRFLTTVTVTALSALLAVTSFDPAAAAPIQPLIQPAIHQTGDQPAGLTEVQYRHHNRHYRGRHRPHYRPHYRPHNRPGYWHGHRGYRYHRPGYRRHDGWWYPMAAFTAGAIIGGAVSQPPRGSAHVRWCASRYKTYRVSDNTYRPTNGPRRQCVSR from the coding sequence GTGAAACGATTTCTGACAACCGTAACAGTGACTGCCCTGAGTGCCCTGCTTGCCGTAACGTCTTTCGACCCGGCGGCGGCTGCACCGATCCAGCCGCTGATCCAGCCGGCAATCCATCAGACGGGTGATCAGCCCGCTGGCCTGACGGAAGTTCAATATCGCCACCACAACAGGCACTATCGCGGGCGTCACCGTCCGCATTATCGTCCCCACTACCGGCCGCACAATCGCCCGGGCTATTGGCATGGTCATCGCGGCTATCGCTATCACCGCCCCGGCTATCGGCGCCATGATGGCTGGTGGTATCCGATGGCCGCATTTACCGCCGGGGCAATCATCGGTGGGGCCGTTTCGCAGCCGCCGCGCGGCAGCGCGCATGTTCGCTGGTGCGCGAGCCGCTACAAGACCTATCGTGTGTCGGACAATACCTATCGGCCGACCAACGGTCCGCGCCGTCAGTGCGTTAGCCGTTGA
- a CDS encoding methyl-accepting chemotaxis protein produces the protein MKIRGKINLLVSVMAGAALLIGATALYALHQYDQKLQSYEQTASRAYMGERLNRYVTAVVMEARGIYAAAAAKDSKPFADGLMADLDEIDKVLTDWAPLVPDTQKPEFTKLQARAQEFRVFRTETARLGVTDGPDAAGKQGNNEANRANRKAFQAEIDAVVETDKGELAKAEAEIATFHSNVLWVVLGIMIAGIAAGVGLGAYIGTVHLSRPIRKVTDAIKSVANGHFDIEVPFAGRRDEIGEMAAAVDVFKENGNAVRRMNAEETAMRAKSDELQSSMSLAVSAAAAGDFSPRIEKDYGDVNLNRFARNVNELLISVDTGIGEVRRVIASLADGDLTQAMKGEFQGAFAELQQNVNTTLATLKSTMSEVRETTGSINSNTNELRHASDDLSKRTEQQAAALEETSAALDEITSVVQNSTERAREASVMVSEAKDDAARSGTVVRNAIDAMGRIEQASGEISQIIGVIDDIAFQTNLLALNAGVEAARAGEAGKGFAVVAQEVRELAQRSATAAKDIKALIGKSGDEVQIGVKLVQATGEALSSIEARVLKINDHIHSIATAAREQATGLSEVNNAVNQMDEVTQRNAAMVEETSAATHRLAAEADGLVHLVSRFKVDAINVSAPVAARAETHRPTASPARRMIDRVATAFGGGALAPAAATQGWEEF, from the coding sequence GTGAAAATTCGCGGCAAAATAAATCTGCTTGTATCTGTCATGGCCGGGGCGGCGCTTCTGATTGGCGCCACCGCCCTCTATGCGTTGCATCAATATGACCAGAAATTACAGAGCTACGAGCAGACGGCGAGCCGTGCTTACATGGGCGAGCGCCTGAATCGCTACGTGACCGCGGTGGTCATGGAAGCGCGCGGCATCTATGCCGCTGCTGCGGCAAAGGATTCCAAACCCTTTGCCGATGGGCTGATGGCGGATCTCGACGAAATCGACAAGGTGCTGACGGACTGGGCGCCTCTGGTGCCGGATACGCAGAAGCCGGAATTCACCAAACTGCAGGCCCGTGCCCAGGAATTTCGCGTCTTTCGCACGGAAACGGCCAGGCTCGGTGTGACGGATGGCCCGGATGCCGCCGGCAAGCAGGGCAATAACGAAGCGAACCGTGCCAACCGCAAGGCTTTCCAGGCTGAGATCGATGCGGTCGTCGAGACCGACAAGGGGGAGCTTGCGAAAGCCGAGGCCGAGATTGCAACCTTTCACAGCAACGTCTTGTGGGTCGTCCTCGGCATCATGATCGCCGGTATCGCGGCCGGTGTCGGCCTTGGCGCCTATATCGGAACTGTCCATCTCAGCCGCCCGATCCGCAAGGTGACCGACGCGATAAAGAGTGTCGCGAACGGCCATTTCGATATCGAGGTGCCGTTTGCCGGCCGTCGGGACGAAATCGGCGAGATGGCGGCAGCCGTCGACGTCTTCAAGGAAAACGGTAATGCCGTGCGCCGCATGAATGCCGAGGAAACGGCCATGCGCGCCAAGAGCGACGAGCTTCAGTCGAGCATGTCTCTGGCAGTCTCCGCCGCGGCAGCCGGCGATTTCAGCCCGCGCATCGAGAAGGACTATGGCGACGTCAATCTCAACCGCTTTGCGCGCAACGTCAACGAGCTCCTGATAAGCGTCGACACGGGGATCGGCGAGGTCCGCCGCGTCATTGCAAGCCTGGCTGACGGTGATCTGACCCAGGCAATGAAGGGCGAATTCCAGGGGGCTTTTGCCGAGCTGCAGCAGAACGTCAATACGACGCTCGCGACGCTGAAGAGCACCATGAGCGAAGTGCGCGAGACCACAGGCTCGATCAACTCCAACACCAATGAGCTGCGTCACGCCAGCGACGACCTCTCCAAGCGCACGGAACAGCAGGCGGCCGCTCTTGAGGAGACTTCGGCAGCGCTCGACGAGATCACCTCCGTCGTGCAGAATTCCACGGAGCGGGCGCGCGAGGCCAGCGTCATGGTCAGCGAAGCAAAGGACGATGCTGCACGCTCCGGCACGGTCGTTCGTAACGCCATCGATGCCATGGGGCGCATCGAGCAGGCATCCGGCGAGATCAGCCAGATCATCGGCGTGATCGACGACATCGCCTTCCAGACCAATCTGCTGGCGTTGAACGCCGGTGTCGAGGCCGCGCGCGCCGGCGAGGCGGGCAAGGGCTTCGCGGTGGTTGCCCAGGAAGTACGCGAGCTTGCCCAGCGTTCTGCGACAGCTGCCAAGGATATCAAGGCCCTGATCGGCAAGTCCGGTGACGAGGTGCAGATCGGCGTCAAGCTGGTGCAGGCGACCGGCGAGGCGCTGTCGTCCATCGAGGCTCGCGTGCTCAAGATCAACGATCACATCCACTCGATCGCAACGGCGGCGCGCGAGCAGGCGACGGGCCTCTCCGAGGTGAACAACGCGGTCAACCAGATGGATGAGGTCACGCAGCGAAACGCCGCCATGGTCGAGGAGACCTCGGCCGCGACCCATCGATTGGCGGCCGAGGCGGATGGCCTTGTCCATCTCGTTTCGCGCTTCAAGGTCGATGCTATCAATGTGTCAGCACCGGTGGCGGCGCGTGCTGAGACGCATCGCCCCACAGCTTCGCCAGCGCGCCGCATGATCGACAGGGTCGCGACTGCCTTCGGCGGCGGAGCGCTTGCGCCGGCCGCTGCAACGCAAGGCTGGGAAGAGTTCTGA
- a CDS encoding alpha/beta fold hydrolase codes for MRFLKIGILLALGLAASSARAAGLTSIQVPATADNPALSAFVWSPCATPPEEVKLGPITVAAVRNCPIAGSKLPLIVISHGHSGGSLNHHDVAETLADAGFLVVALNHPGDNFSDLSRSGDISIMFQRPRDIKRLIDFLLAGWPQAEKIDPDRIGFFGFSRGGYTGLVLAGAVPDFHDATVPCPEPAPICGEIRRNEIPAEPLARDPRIKAFVLADPLSFFSTKESLKAVGAPIQLWGSEHGGDGVLPENVAALAVNLPDKPDFHVVPGSAHFAFLAPCSAGLAGSQPEICTDQAGFDRAAFHRSLDANILEFFRKNLAPERKS; via the coding sequence ATGCGTTTCTTGAAGATTGGAATTCTCTTAGCCCTCGGTCTGGCTGCCTCATCGGCTCGAGCGGCCGGTCTGACGTCCATTCAGGTTCCTGCGACGGCAGACAATCCGGCCCTGAGCGCCTTCGTCTGGTCGCCCTGCGCGACGCCGCCGGAGGAGGTGAAGCTTGGACCGATAACGGTGGCTGCCGTCCGCAATTGCCCGATCGCCGGGAGCAAGCTGCCGCTCATCGTCATCTCGCACGGGCACAGCGGCGGCTCCCTCAATCATCACGATGTGGCAGAGACACTGGCCGATGCCGGCTTCCTGGTGGTGGCGCTCAACCATCCCGGCGACAATTTTTCCGATCTCAGCCGATCGGGCGACATCTCGATCATGTTTCAGCGGCCGCGAGACATTAAGCGTCTGATCGATTTCCTGCTTGCCGGCTGGCCGCAGGCGGAAAAAATCGATCCGGATCGCATCGGTTTCTTCGGCTTCTCGCGTGGCGGCTATACCGGCCTGGTGCTTGCAGGCGCGGTCCCCGACTTTCACGACGCCACGGTTCCCTGTCCGGAGCCTGCTCCGATCTGCGGCGAGATCCGCCGCAACGAAATACCGGCCGAGCCGCTCGCTCGTGATCCGCGCATAAAGGCCTTCGTCCTTGCCGATCCGCTGAGCTTCTTTTCGACAAAGGAAAGCCTGAAGGCGGTCGGCGCTCCGATCCAGCTCTGGGGGTCAGAACATGGCGGTGATGGCGTGCTGCCGGAAAATGTCGCAGCACTGGCGGTCAATCTGCCTGACAAGCCGGACTTCCACGTCGTGCCCGGTTCGGCCCATTTCGCCTTTCTGGCGCCATGCTCGGCGGGCTTGGCCGGGTCCCAGCCGGAGATCTGTACGGATCAGGCTGGATTTGACCGGGCTGCGTTTCACAGGTCGCTCGATGCGAATATCCTCGAATTCTTCCGCAAGAATCTCGCCCCGGAACGGAAGAGCTGA
- a CDS encoding GNAT family N-acetyltransferase codes for MPLVYRPARADDLAATDALVVASINDLTVRHGFGPMATASPPNFQLFSLKDDPDGLWVADDGGKILGFAWSWVCGNVWFLAQLFVDPARQDQGIGNELLARTVEHARKSGAVHKALITFTFNRVSQGLYMRHGLFPKMPIYFFSVARERVRQTLPEPSLRAIALDTGGAAMENLVEIDSRAIGVSREKHHRYLLDDPSNAGFLLCAGNDIVGYGYISSNGHIGPLAVTRPDFLHDAFATALKLAADGSAEKISAFLPGTCDRALSLAIAQGMRITFPMLLMASPGYGDWTQYLPRNPGFM; via the coding sequence ATGCCGCTTGTTTACAGACCTGCCCGTGCGGACGATTTGGCCGCGACCGATGCTCTGGTGGTTGCCAGCATCAACGATCTTACCGTTCGGCATGGCTTCGGCCCGATGGCGACGGCAAGCCCTCCCAACTTTCAGTTATTTTCACTCAAGGACGACCCTGATGGATTATGGGTCGCGGACGATGGCGGGAAAATCCTCGGCTTCGCCTGGAGCTGGGTTTGCGGCAATGTCTGGTTCCTCGCCCAGCTGTTCGTCGATCCCGCCCGGCAGGACCAGGGCATCGGGAATGAACTCTTGGCACGAACCGTGGAGCACGCCCGGAAATCAGGAGCGGTTCACAAGGCACTGATTACCTTCACCTTCAATCGTGTCTCGCAGGGCCTTTACATGCGGCATGGCCTCTTTCCCAAAATGCCGATTTACTTTTTCAGCGTCGCGCGTGAACGGGTGAGGCAGACTTTGCCGGAACCGTCATTGCGCGCCATCGCACTCGATACCGGCGGGGCGGCGATGGAAAATCTTGTCGAGATCGATTCCCGCGCCATAGGCGTCTCGCGGGAGAAACATCATCGCTATCTGCTCGACGACCCATCGAACGCAGGCTTTTTGCTCTGCGCTGGCAATGATATTGTCGGCTATGGCTATATCAGCTCCAACGGGCACATCGGCCCCCTCGCGGTCACGCGGCCTGATTTTCTTCATGATGCCTTTGCGACCGCATTGAAGCTGGCGGCAGATGGCTCTGCCGAGAAGATATCAGCATTCCTGCCAGGCACATGCGACCGCGCCTTGAGCCTTGCGATCGCTCAAGGGATGCGGATCACCTTTCCGATGCTATTGATGGCATCGCCCGGCTACGGCGACTGGACTCAATATCTGCCGCGAAATCCAGGCTTTATGTGA
- a CDS encoding MDR family MFS transporter: protein MNTARPNAVPPSDPTAGDPPDRREIRAVILGLMIVLGLGAIDQSIVATALPRIVSDLGGLTHLSWVVSAYVLASTSTMPLYGKLSDQYGRKPMIYAAILIFLLGSVLSGMAQTLMQLIIFRAIQGIGAGGLLPLAQIIIGDIVPPARRGRNQGSIAAVFAVCSVIGPIAGGVITDLLSWHWIFYVNLPIGAIALVMIGRALKRPHHTRSRRIDYLGAALLTSCTTSFLLVLALGGNEWAWNSPEIFGLSAIALVLFVFFILHIRREPEPVLPPDLFRNRLFVVACIVLALTFMGMLGASLFFPLFFQMVMGVSASHSGLLTGPLMIGVVISSMVNGRVLLHRFGRYKPAQLCGLSLATASFAVLAWAAATSQGFWIIEPTVFALGLGLGLVMPTMTIAVQNALPLAHRGVGTATLAFFRSLGGLIGVTGSGAILAYRVQNAGGVLDGMHISSLTEAGMKQLATASPEAHDAAIALYRHAIAMTFATGTAIVALALIALLFLPELPLATDHGQEAKRQG from the coding sequence ATGAATACGGCTCGTCCGAATGCTGTCCCACCATCCGATCCGACGGCAGGCGACCCGCCCGATCGTCGCGAGATCCGCGCCGTCATCCTAGGCCTGATGATCGTTCTCGGCCTCGGCGCGATCGACCAAAGTATCGTCGCGACTGCGCTGCCGCGCATCGTCAGCGACCTCGGCGGCCTGACGCACCTTTCCTGGGTGGTCAGCGCCTATGTGCTTGCCTCGACCAGCACCATGCCGCTCTACGGCAAGCTCAGCGACCAGTACGGCCGCAAGCCGATGATCTATGCGGCGATCCTCATCTTCCTCCTCGGCTCGGTGCTGAGCGGCATGGCACAGACGCTGATGCAGCTCATCATCTTCCGGGCGATCCAGGGTATCGGCGCCGGCGGATTGCTGCCGCTGGCGCAGATCATCATCGGCGATATCGTGCCGCCAGCCAGACGCGGTCGCAATCAGGGTTCGATCGCGGCCGTCTTCGCCGTCTGCAGCGTCATCGGCCCGATCGCCGGCGGCGTCATCACCGATCTCCTGTCATGGCACTGGATCTTCTACGTCAACCTGCCGATCGGCGCCATCGCGCTCGTCATGATCGGCCGGGCGCTGAAGCGGCCGCATCATACACGCAGCCGCCGTATCGACTATCTCGGCGCGGCGCTGCTGACGAGCTGCACGACCAGCTTCCTGCTGGTGCTCGCGCTTGGCGGCAATGAATGGGCCTGGAACTCGCCGGAGATCTTCGGCCTCTCCGCCATTGCACTCGTTCTCTTCGTCTTTTTCATCCTGCATATCCGGCGCGAACCGGAGCCCGTGCTGCCGCCCGATCTCTTCCGCAACCGGCTGTTCGTCGTCGCCTGCATCGTGCTCGCCCTGACCTTCATGGGCATGCTCGGGGCAAGCCTTTTCTTTCCCTTGTTCTTCCAGATGGTCATGGGAGTCAGCGCCTCGCATTCGGGCTTGCTCACCGGCCCGCTGATGATCGGCGTCGTCATCTCTTCCATGGTCAACGGGCGCGTGCTGCTGCATCGCTTCGGGCGCTACAAGCCGGCACAGCTCTGCGGCCTCAGCCTCGCAACCGCCTCCTTCGCCGTACTCGCCTGGGCGGCGGCCACCAGCCAGGGCTTCTGGATCATCGAGCCGACCGTCTTTGCCCTCGGCCTCGGCCTTGGCCTCGTCATGCCCACCATGACGATCGCAGTGCAGAATGCCCTTCCCCTTGCCCATCGTGGCGTGGGAACGGCGACGCTTGCCTTCTTCCGCTCGCTCGGCGGCCTCATCGGCGTCACGGGCTCCGGCGCCATTCTTGCCTATCGCGTACAGAATGCCGGCGGCGTCCTCGACGGGATGCATATATCCTCACTCACGGAAGCCGGCATGAAGCAACTCGCCACCGCCTCCCCGGAGGCGCATGACGCCGCGATAGCGCTCTATCGTCACGCGATCGCCATGACTTTCGCGACGGGTACGGCCATCGTGGCATTGGCGCTGATCGCACTGCTCTTCCTGCCGGAATTACCGCTGGCGACGGATCATGGGCAGGAAGCAAAGCGTCAGGGCTGA
- a CDS encoding HAMP domain-containing sensor histidine kinase, which yields MDSGQGKGAVKDGKVEKGRLSQFCRPTGIFGGLSGKLLILTVVFISLAEVLIFVPSVANMRLRWLEDRLNTAAAAAIVIDGLQPAELPRALQKETLMATGTRAIVLRKDGTSRLLATAEMPASVDEKYDLSDVSQLTAIKDALDTLLFGGNRIIRVFGPVGGDANTGIEVVLKDTRLRNAMLAYSVSVFFVSILISLFTATLIFFAINRMMIRPIRRLTDSMQAYSDDPEDPGRVLAPEKGRDELAVAGRHLAAMQSQLQKTLKQQKNLAALGLAVSKINHDMRNILSAAQLMSDRLVDVDDPMVKRFAPKLLRTIDRAVGYTTEVLSYGQTSESAPRRRKIRIFELIEEVRDILAIDPDSGIEFIEQLSPDLEVDADSEQLFRVIHNLCRNAHQALIAFGEAEPDSVRRITVSAHRIGSVVSITVDDTGPGMPQKARENLFTAFRGSARSGGTGLGLAIARELVLAHGGTIALVEKPAAGTQFRIEIPDRPVSLDDYRSRSLQES from the coding sequence ATGGACAGTGGGCAGGGCAAGGGCGCCGTAAAGGACGGCAAGGTCGAGAAGGGCCGCTTGTCTCAGTTTTGCCGGCCGACCGGCATTTTTGGCGGCCTTTCCGGCAAGCTCCTCATCCTTACGGTCGTTTTCATTTCGCTGGCCGAAGTGCTGATCTTCGTGCCCTCCGTCGCCAATATGCGGCTGCGCTGGCTGGAGGATCGGCTGAACACCGCCGCCGCCGCTGCCATCGTCATTGATGGCCTGCAGCCGGCCGAACTGCCGCGCGCGTTGCAGAAGGAAACCCTGATGGCGACTGGCACGCGCGCCATCGTTCTGCGCAAGGACGGCACGTCACGCCTGCTGGCAACAGCCGAGATGCCGGCCTCCGTAGATGAGAAGTACGATCTGAGCGACGTGTCTCAGCTCACCGCGATCAAGGATGCGCTCGATACGCTGCTGTTCGGCGGCAATCGGATTATCCGCGTTTTCGGTCCGGTCGGCGGCGATGCCAATACGGGCATCGAGGTGGTGTTGAAGGATACCCGCCTGCGCAATGCGATGCTTGCCTATTCGGTCAGTGTGTTCTTCGTCTCGATCCTGATTTCGCTGTTCACCGCGACGCTGATCTTCTTTGCGATCAACCGCATGATGATCCGCCCCATCCGCCGACTGACGGACAGCATGCAGGCCTATTCCGATGATCCGGAAGATCCCGGCCGTGTTCTTGCGCCGGAGAAGGGACGCGATGAGCTGGCCGTAGCCGGCCGGCATCTTGCCGCGATGCAGTCGCAATTGCAGAAAACCTTGAAGCAGCAGAAGAATCTGGCTGCGCTTGGCTTGGCGGTGTCGAAGATCAATCACGACATGCGCAATATCCTTTCGGCCGCGCAACTGATGTCGGACCGTCTGGTCGATGTCGATGACCCGATGGTCAAGCGCTTTGCTCCGAAGCTGTTGCGCACCATCGACCGCGCCGTCGGCTATACGACCGAGGTCCTGTCCTATGGTCAGACCTCCGAGTCGGCGCCGCGTCGGCGCAAGATTCGCATATTCGAGCTTATCGAGGAGGTGCGCGATATTCTGGCGATCGATCCGGATAGCGGCATCGAGTTCATCGAGCAGCTCAGCCCGGATCTGGAGGTCGATGCCGACAGCGAGCAGCTGTTCCGCGTCATCCACAATCTCTGCCGCAATGCCCATCAGGCGCTGATCGCCTTCGGCGAGGCGGAGCCTGATAGCGTCAGGCGGATCACGGTTTCGGCGCACCGGATCGGCAGTGTCGTCAGCATCACCGTCGACGATACCGGCCCGGGCATGCCGCAAAAGGCGAGGGAAAACCTGTTCACGGCCTTCCGGGGTTCTGCCCGCTCCGGCGGCACGGGCCTTGGCCTGGCGATCGCCCGTGAGCTTGTCCTTGCCCATGGCGGCACCATTGCGCTCGTCGAAAAACCGGCCGCCGGCACGCAGTTCCGCATCGAGATCCCCGACCGCCCGGTATCCCTCGACGATTACCGCAGCAGAAGCCTCCAAGAAAGTTGA
- a CDS encoding MarR family transcriptional regulator, translating to MSKADHHHGIEEAYALAEALRPALHRLHRQLRRESDEAGLSPLHALLLVAIMRQPGIGVAELARMEKLRGPTISGHVKAMERDGLIARSEPDPSDRRRNGLVATAKGEEIIRSLKRRRTDWLASELAKLSPQQRDAIRAAIEPLMEIGE from the coding sequence ATGAGCAAAGCCGACCACCATCACGGGATCGAGGAAGCCTACGCGCTGGCCGAGGCGTTGCGTCCTGCCCTGCATCGCCTGCATCGACAGCTGCGGCGCGAGAGCGACGAGGCCGGGCTGTCGCCGCTGCATGCCTTGCTGCTTGTCGCCATCATGCGCCAGCCGGGCATCGGCGTTGCCGAACTGGCTCGGATGGAGAAGCTGCGCGGACCGACGATTTCAGGCCATGTGAAAGCCATGGAGCGGGATGGCCTTATTGCTCGTTCGGAGCCAGACCCGAGCGACCGCCGCCGCAATGGTCTGGTGGCGACAGCGAAAGGCGAAGAAATCATCCGTAGCCTGAAACGGCGGAGAACCGACTGGCTCGCCTCCGAACTCGCCAAATTGTCGCCGCAGCAGCGTGACGCCATTCGCGCCGCAATCGAACCGCTCATGGAGATCGGAGAATGA
- the rpmH gene encoding 50S ribosomal protein L34 — protein sequence MKRTYQPSKLVRKRRHGFRSRMATKGGRAVLSARRNRGRKRLSA from the coding sequence ATGAAGCGTACCTACCAACCATCCAAGCTTGTCCGCAAGCGTCGCCACGGTTTCCGTTCGCGCATGGCTACCAAGGGCGGCCGTGCGGTTCTTTCCGCTCGCCGTAACCGCGGCCGCAAGCGTCTTTCGGCCTAA